The Littorina saxatilis isolate snail1 linkage group LG15, US_GU_Lsax_2.0, whole genome shotgun sequence genome contains a region encoding:
- the LOC138949263 gene encoding uncharacterized protein isoform X2: MVSTGTQLWRIYIIHMLIVQCMLFQIKLVNLLLHHSQQSRVYNHQQDIKTVLLCLVVGLPAEQSPTEDLTIPHADKDADSELDAQFEYSDVSDDDNKVPLNVTDDDSDDTVEDVHDFHFLDDCAEDSTNVTGVLKLFKELKLKLAKLVKTHPNFNI; encoded by the exons atggtttccactggtacacaGCTGTGGAGAATATATATAATCCATATGCTAATTGTTCAATGCATGTTGTTTCAGATCAAGCTGGTCAACCTGTTGTTGCATCACAGCCAGCAAAGCAGAGTCTACAACCATCAGCAAGACATCAAAACTGTGCTTCTATGTTTAGTG GTTGGGTTGCCTGCTGAGCAGTCCCCCACTGAGGATTTGACTATTCCGCATGCGGATAAAG ATGCTGATTCTGAACTCGATGCTCAATTTGAATACTCTGACGTTTCTGATGATGACAACAAAGTCCCTCTCAACGTGACAG atGATGATTCTGATGATACAGTTGAAGATGTCCACGACTTCCACTTTTTGGATGATTGCGCCGAAGACTCTACCAACGTGACAG GTGTGCTGAAGCTCTTCAAGGAGCTGAAATTAAAGCTTGCCAAACTGGTCAAGACGCATCCCAATTTCAACATCTGA
- the LOC138949263 gene encoding uncharacterized protein isoform X1 — MVSTGTQLWRIYIIHMLIVQCMLFQIKLVNLLLHHSQQSRVYNHQQDIKTVLLCLVVGLPAEQSPTEDLTIPHADKDADSELDAQFEYSDVSDDDNKVPLNVTDDDSDDTVEDVHDFHFLDDCAEDSTNVTGAQTSAENPEGASVTSSPDPASETSECVLKLFKELKLKLAKLVKTHPNFNI, encoded by the exons atggtttccactggtacacaGCTGTGGAGAATATATATAATCCATATGCTAATTGTTCAATGCATGTTGTTTCAGATCAAGCTGGTCAACCTGTTGTTGCATCACAGCCAGCAAAGCAGAGTCTACAACCATCAGCAAGACATCAAAACTGTGCTTCTATGTTTAGTG GTTGGGTTGCCTGCTGAGCAGTCCCCCACTGAGGATTTGACTATTCCGCATGCGGATAAAG ATGCTGATTCTGAACTCGATGCTCAATTTGAATACTCTGACGTTTCTGATGATGACAACAAAGTCCCTCTCAACGTGACAG atGATGATTCTGATGATACAGTTGAAGATGTCCACGACTTCCACTTTTTGGATGATTGCGCCGAAGACTCTACCAACGTGACAG GAGCCCAGACAAGTGCTGAAAACCCCGAAGGAGCAAGTGTTACCTCTTCCCCCGACCCAGCGTCTGAGACATCTGAGT GTGTGCTGAAGCTCTTCAAGGAGCTGAAATTAAAGCTTGCCAAACTGGTCAAGACGCATCCCAATTTCAACATCTGA